A single genomic interval of Mangifera indica cultivar Alphonso chromosome 5, CATAS_Mindica_2.1, whole genome shotgun sequence harbors:
- the LOC123216419 gene encoding short-chain dehydrogenase reductase 3b-like codes for MSNHFEEKLQRRIYFSRHDACLLQVKVFWPFKFILNNFRLKGKVTIITGVASGIGEATAMLFAEHGAFIVMADTRDDLGNQVVATIGLNKASYRHCDVRDEKQVAETMAYVIEKYGSLDIIYSNAAVLGRPMDNILDMNIEDFDYTMAANLRASALVIKHGARAMVARNIAGSIICNGSIASSKGGSGPPAYTISKHGLLGLVRSASSELGRYGIRVNCISPFGVATSLALNEHSLDPNRLQSLGSSLASLKGVKLQPKHVAEAALFLASDESTHISGHNLVVDGGTSVVSNIMSIITD; via the coding sequence TaaaagtgttttggcctttCAAGTTTATCTTAAACAATTTCAGGTTAAAGGGGAAGGTTACTATAATCACAGGGGTAGCAAGTGGCATTGGAGAAGCCACTGCAATGCTTTTTGCAGAACATGGAGCGTTTATTGTCATGGCAGACACTCGTGATGACTTGGGCAACCAAGTTGTCGCCACAATTGGCCTTAACAAAGCTAGCTATCGACATTGTGATGTTAGAGATGAAAAGCAAGTTGCTGAAACAATGGCCTATGTAATTGAGAAATATGGCAGCCTTGACATCATTTACAGCAATGCTGCCGTCCTTGGACGTCCTATGGATAACATCCTGGACATGAACATTGAAGACTTTGACTACACAATGGCTGCAAATTTGCGTGCTTCAGCGCTAGTCATCAAGCATGGTGCTCGAGCAATGGTGGCCAGAAATATAGCTGGTTCAATCATATGCAATGGCAGTATTGCGTCATCTAAAGGAGGAAGTGGGCCTCCTGCTTACACCATTTCTAAACATGGTTTGTTAGGTCTTGTTCGATCAGCTTCAAGTGAGCTTGGGAGATATGGGATCAGAGTAAATTGCATTTCCCCATTTGGAGTTGCCACATCCTTGGCATTAAACGAGCACAGTTTGGATCCGAATAGACTGCAATCTTTGGGTTCCTCTCTAGCCAGCTTAAAAGGAGTAAAATTGCAGCCTAAACATGTCGCAGAGGCTGCACTTTTTCTTGCTTCCGATGAATCAACTCACATAAGTGGACATAACTTAGTCGTTGATGGAGGAACAAGTGTTGTTAGTAACATCATGTCAATCATCACAGATTGA
- the LOC123215267 gene encoding probable protein phosphatase 2C 49 yields the protein MVAESEVLHLQQRVAALDVNYFGKGSKIEEIEGIVTITSPVSPQAVNQVRISESVSNDLSTSQVDEKSAEKIPDDSLESPDLQFVPSIRSGSFADIGPRRDMEDEHIKIDDLSSHLGSLFTFPKPSAFYGVFDGHGGPEAAAYIRKNVIRFIFEDVNFPQSSEDDDVFLKAVENSLRNAYLHADKALSADSSVSSSSGTTALIALIFGRLLMVANAGDCRAVLCRKGEAIDMSQDHRPIYPSEKKRVEGLGGYVGGDGYLNGVLSVSRALGDWDMKFPWGSRSPLIAEPEFQQMVLTEDDEFLIIGCDGIWDVMSSQHAVNLVHRGLRRHDDPEQCARDLVMGALRLNTFDNLTVIIICFTSLDHREPSPPQQRRTRCCKISAEALCSLKSLLNGSAGR from the exons ATGGTAGCTGAATCAGAGGTTTTGCATTTGCAGCAGAGGGTGGCTGCGTTGGATGTTAATTATTTCGGTAAAGGAAGCAAAATTGAAGAGATTGAAGGTATTGTTACGATTACATCGCCGGTTTCTCCGCAAGCTGTGAATCAAGTTCGTATATCGGAGTCAGTTTCAAACGACTTGTCCACCTCTCAAGTG GACGAAAAATCTGCAGAAAAGATTCCAGATGACAGTCTTGAATCTCCTGACCTGCAATTTGTTCCTAGCATTCGATCTGGTAGTTTTGCAGACATCGGTCCACGCAGAGACATGGAAGATGAGCATATAAAAATAGATGATCTGTCATCTCACTTGGGATCCCTCTTTACATTTCCTAAGCCTAGTGCTTTTTATGGG GTGTTTGATGGTCATGGAGGACCCGAAGCAGCAGCATACATCAGGAAAAATgtaattagatttatttttgaagatgTCAACTTCCCCCAATCATCTGAAGATGATGATGTTTTTTTGAAAGCGGTTGAGAACTCCCTTCGGAATGCATATCTGCATGCAGACAAGGCTTTGTCTGCTGACTCCAGCGTGAGTAGCTCCTCTGGAACAACAGCACTTATTGCTTTGATATTTGGAAG GCTTCTGATGGTGGCTAATGCCGGTGATTGTCGTGCAGTTCTCTGCCGGAAGGGAGAGGCAATTGACATGTCTCAAGACCACAGACCAATATATCCATCTGAAAAGAAGCGAGTTGAAGGGTTGGGTGGTTATGTTGGGGGTGATGGATATCTAAATGGTGTTTTATCAGTGTCCCGTGCATTGGGTGATTGGGACATGAAGTTTCCTTGGGGTTCTCGTTCACCTCTCATAGCAGAACCTGAATTTCAGCAGATGGTTTTAACAGAAGATGACGAGTTTCTCATCATTGGATGTGATGGAATCTGGGATGTGATGTCAAGTCAGCATGCAGTAAACCTTGTACATCGAGGACTGCGGCGTCATGATGACCCTGAACAGTGTGCCAGGGACCTTGTCATGGGGGCCTTGCGCCTCAACACATTTGACAATCTCACAGTAATAATTATATGCTTCACTTCCCTTGATCACCGGGAGCCATCACCACCTCAACAACGGAGAACGAGGTGTTGCAAGATTTCTGCAGAGGCCTTGTGCAGCTTGAAGAGCTTATTGAATGGCAGTGCAGGCCGTtga